Proteins from a single region of Cetobacterium sp. ZOR0034:
- the argS gene encoding arginine--tRNA ligase: protein MLTIEKQIELILLDTVKNLYSDKELKPVEITVATNEKFGDFQSNFAMMNSKIIGGNPRAIAENVVNNLVVNDVIEKIEIAGPGFLNIFLKDSYLADLVKKISKENYEFKGLNTEGDVIIDYSSPNIAKRMHIGHLRSTIIGDSIKRMYKYLGFNVVADNHIGDWGTQFGKLIIGYRNWLNAEAYKENAIEELERVYVEFTRQSEEHPELEDQAREELKKLQDGDEENYRLWQEFIKVSLDEYGKLYTRMGINFDTYYGESFYHDLMPGVVKELEEKEIAVEDQGAKVVFFPEEEKLHPCIIQKRDGAFLYATSDIATVKFRLSNYNVNKLIYVTDERQQDHFRQFFRITDMLGWNVEKQHVWFGIMRFADGVFSTRKGNVIRLEELLDEGKRRALEIVNEKNPELSDEEKDNIAEVVGTGAIKYADLSQNRQTAVIFEWDKILSFEGNTAPYLQYSYARIKSILRRAVENGKDLREDVAVTFTDKTERTLAHHLTQFPAVILKAADSCRPNLVADYLFELSKKFNGFYNACPILNQEDEILYSRLLLAERTAAVLKEGLNLLGIETLERM from the coding sequence ATGTTAACTATTGAAAAACAGATAGAGTTAATTTTATTAGATACAGTAAAAAATTTGTATTCAGATAAAGAGTTAAAACCAGTAGAGATAACTGTTGCAACAAATGAAAAATTTGGAGATTTCCAATCAAACTTTGCAATGATGAACTCGAAAATAATAGGAGGAAATCCAAGAGCGATTGCTGAAAATGTAGTAAATAACTTAGTTGTAAATGATGTTATTGAAAAAATTGAGATTGCTGGACCAGGATTTTTAAATATCTTTTTAAAAGATTCATACTTAGCAGATTTAGTTAAGAAGATATCTAAAGAGAACTATGAGTTTAAAGGATTAAATACAGAGGGAGATGTAATAATTGATTACTCTTCACCAAATATCGCAAAAAGAATGCATATAGGTCATTTAAGATCAACTATAATAGGTGATTCTATAAAAAGAATGTATAAATATTTAGGATTCAATGTTGTTGCAGACAACCACATTGGAGACTGGGGAACGCAATTTGGAAAGCTAATTATAGGATATAGAAACTGGTTAAATGCAGAAGCTTACAAAGAAAATGCAATTGAAGAGTTAGAAAGAGTATATGTTGAATTCACTAGACAAAGTGAAGAGCATCCAGAACTTGAAGATCAAGCTAGAGAAGAGTTAAAGAAACTTCAAGATGGAGATGAAGAGAACTACAGATTATGGCAAGAGTTTATAAAAGTATCTTTAGATGAGTATGGAAAGTTATATACTAGAATGGGAATTAATTTTGATACTTACTATGGAGAATCATTCTATCACGATTTAATGCCAGGTGTTGTTAAAGAGTTAGAAGAGAAAGAGATTGCAGTAGAGGATCAAGGTGCAAAAGTTGTATTCTTCCCAGAAGAGGAGAAGTTACACCCTTGTATTATTCAAAAAAGAGATGGAGCTTTCCTATATGCAACATCAGATATAGCTACAGTAAAATTCAGATTAAGCAACTATAATGTAAATAAATTAATCTATGTAACTGATGAGAGACAACAAGATCACTTCAGACAATTCTTCAGAATAACTGATATGTTAGGATGGAATGTAGAGAAGCAACACGTATGGTTTGGAATCATGAGATTTGCTGATGGAGTTTTCTCAACAAGAAAAGGAAATGTAATCAGATTAGAAGAGCTTTTAGATGAAGGAAAAAGAAGAGCTTTAGAGATTGTAAATGAAAAAAATCCTGAATTATCAGATGAGGAAAAAGATAATATAGCAGAAGTTGTTGGAACTGGAGCTATAAAATATGCTGATTTATCTCAAAATAGACAGACAGCTGTAATATTTGAGTGGGATAAAATTCTGAGTTTCGAAGGAAATACAGCACCATACTTACAATACTCTTATGCTAGAATAAAATCTATTTTAAGAAGAGCAGTAGAGAATGGAAAAGATTTAAGAGAGGATGTAGCAGTTACATTTACTGATAAAACAGAAAGAACATTAGCACATCACTTAACTCAATTCCCAGCAGTTATATTAAAAGCAGCAGATAGCTGTAGACCAAATCTAGTTGCAGATTACTTATTTGAATTGTCGAAGAAGTTCAATGGATTCTACAACGCTTGTCCAATATTAAATCAAGAGGATGAAATTCTTTATTCGAGATTATTATTAGCTGAAAGAACAGCTGCAGTTTTAAAAGAGGGATTAAACCTTTTAGGAATTGAAACTTTAGAAAGAATGTAA
- a CDS encoding putative manganese transporter: MELYHIIYSAGVDAFFKVGVFVSLSILTMGIIDYKFNGVVIKLLEKSSKNGVYLSALLGLIPGCGGAIVVVPLFILGKISFGALVAAFITTMGDAAFVLIVGNITAYFKILLISGVVGIVSGLLIDRFGVGENIVMNKDFNQTSESGFVNEESGHKIHNHIAHKKGDIVDKVLHRKSDIKEIYLLTHTVWYKIFWILVIVSTPFAIEHLLEGHSHVEHEGDLNLIEIIAFLGTFLCIFYTFLSRKLVKGSDFDKTESKLGSLKETLIHTAEEVAFLVSWVFVAFFSYEIFLNYIGGEIVLKNILDSGGFLVVIMAILIGLIPGCGPQILLAALYISGAIPFSALAANAICNDGDALFPLLALSKKSAFMVTLYNVIPALLVGGILYILER, from the coding sequence ATGGAATTGTATCATATAATTTACTCAGCTGGAGTAGATGCCTTTTTTAAAGTTGGAGTATTTGTATCGTTATCTATTTTGACTATGGGGATTATAGATTATAAATTTAATGGAGTTGTAATAAAACTATTGGAAAAAAGTAGTAAAAATGGTGTGTATTTATCTGCTCTTTTGGGATTAATTCCTGGATGTGGAGGAGCTATAGTTGTAGTACCACTTTTTATTTTGGGTAAGATTAGTTTTGGAGCGCTAGTTGCAGCTTTTATAACAACAATGGGGGATGCTGCTTTTGTTTTAATTGTTGGAAATATTACAGCGTATTTTAAAATATTATTGATAAGCGGAGTGGTTGGAATAGTTTCTGGATTGCTGATAGACCGATTTGGAGTTGGTGAAAATATAGTTATGAATAAAGATTTTAATCAGACTTCGGAAAGTGGTTTTGTAAACGAAGAAAGTGGACACAAAATTCATAATCATATAGCTCACAAAAAGGGTGATATAGTTGATAAAGTTTTACATAGAAAATCTGATATAAAAGAGATATATTTGTTGACACACACAGTTTGGTATAAAATATTTTGGATTTTAGTTATAGTTTCAACTCCTTTTGCAATTGAGCATCTTTTAGAGGGGCACTCTCATGTAGAGCATGAAGGCGATTTAAATCTAATTGAAATTATAGCTTTTTTAGGAACTTTTCTTTGTATTTTTTATACATTTTTGAGTAGGAAACTTGTAAAAGGAAGTGATTTTGATAAAACAGAAAGCAAATTGGGATCACTAAAAGAGACTTTAATTCATACAGCAGAGGAAGTCGCTTTTTTAGTGAGTTGGGTTTTTGTAGCTTTTTTTAGCTATGAAATATTTTTGAATTATATAGGTGGAGAGATTGTATTAAAAAATATTTTAGATAGCGGTGGTTTTTTAGTTGTGATTATGGCAATTTTAATAGGATTGATTCCAGGATGTGGTCCTCAAATTCTTTTAGCAGCACTTTATATATCAGGAGCGATACCTTTTTCAGCATTAGCAGCTAATGCAATCTGTAATGATGGTGATGCCTTATTTCCACTTCTGGCATTGAGTAAGAAATCGGCATTTATGGTTACGTTATATAATGTTATTCCAGCTCTATTAGTAGGAGGCATACTATACATTTTAGAAAGATAA
- a CDS encoding SAM-dependent methyltransferase encodes MKYNIDDILNIFIENINSNKFIRAIFSNPTKENPYKKINLKPVEIKGELFIQIESFKDNKAFHKNYTLDECFDHLKDITESFKQILISATEEEIQVLQNKKGFSLKRKSVIGKKIELSHNKQKNYILQDNTPIPFLIKLGVMSESGKVTKERFNKFRQINRYLEFIEDTLKELQEKNLIQNSMKIVDFGCGKSYLTFALYHYLKNVKNLDIEVIGLDLKEDVITHCNSIAQELEFNNLKFLKGDIKEFHEFDNVDMIFSLHACNNATDYSILKGLELGAKAILAVPCCQSEINQKIDKSSTTEIKGVLSPFGNHGILQERFSSLATDALRALSLELCGFNTKVMEFIDMEHTPKNILIKAIKGNPTEEKLTLKREEYNRYIQFLGVNPLLDNLLKTILKNKQIKKTENKIRLFYFIFLKCIVCLLLIELE; translated from the coding sequence ATGAAATACAATATTGATGACATTTTAAATATTTTTATCGAAAATATTAATAGTAACAAATTTATTAGAGCTATCTTTTCAAATCCAACAAAAGAAAACCCTTATAAAAAAATAAATTTAAAACCCGTTGAAATAAAAGGAGAACTTTTTATTCAAATTGAAAGTTTTAAAGATAACAAAGCTTTTCACAAAAATTACACACTAGATGAATGCTTTGATCATTTAAAAGATATTACAGAAAGTTTCAAACAAATTCTTATATCTGCAACAGAAGAAGAGATTCAGGTCTTACAAAACAAAAAAGGATTTTCTCTAAAAAGAAAGAGTGTTATAGGAAAAAAAATTGAACTTTCTCATAACAAACAAAAAAACTATATTCTTCAAGACAATACACCAATTCCATTTTTAATAAAATTAGGTGTTATGTCTGAATCAGGTAAAGTTACTAAAGAGAGATTTAATAAATTTAGACAGATCAATAGATATTTAGAGTTTATCGAAGATACTTTAAAAGAGTTACAAGAAAAAAATCTAATTCAAAATAGTATGAAGATCGTTGATTTTGGTTGTGGAAAATCATATTTAACTTTTGCTCTTTACCACTATTTAAAAAATGTTAAAAATTTAGATATCGAAGTAATTGGTTTAGATTTAAAAGAGGATGTAATCACTCACTGTAACTCGATTGCTCAAGAGTTAGAGTTCAACAATCTAAAATTTTTAAAAGGAGATATCAAAGAGTTTCATGAGTTCGATAATGTTGATATGATATTCTCTTTACATGCTTGTAACAATGCAACTGATTACTCTATTTTAAAAGGATTAGAACTTGGGGCAAAAGCTATTCTTGCTGTTCCATGCTGCCAATCTGAAATAAATCAAAAAATTGATAAATCTTCTACCACAGAGATAAAAGGTGTGCTTTCACCTTTCGGAAATCACGGAATCTTACAGGAAAGATTTAGTTCCCTAGCTACAGATGCTTTAAGAGCTTTATCTTTAGAACTTTGTGGATTCAATACAAAAGTTATGGAGTTTATAGACATGGAGCACACACCTAAAAATATCCTTATTAAGGCTATTAAAGGTAATCCAACAGAGGAAAAGTTAACTCTAAAAAGAGAGGAATATAATAGATATATACAATTTTTAGGAGTTAATCCGCTTTTAGATAATCTACTTAAAACTATTTTAAAAAATAAACAAATAAAAAAGACGGAAAATAAAATCCGTCTTTTTTATTTTATCTTTCTAAAATGTATAGTATGCCTCCTACTAATAGAGCTGGAATAA
- a CDS encoding heavy metal translocating P-type ATPase has product MKREYEIVNLHCGGCASKIQYELDKVKEIKDVNVDFYTKKVKFTLVEETDEKSLLKKINEIADKVEPGTYLKEEELDEHLHNHTHSSSGDILSKIDLIILTVGITLFIVGLTLPKSLQKDIILVIAYGLSGYDILLNAFKNIKRGKFLDENFLMSIATIGALALGEFGEAAGVMIFYKIGEYFQEMAVNNSKKSIEKLMSIKPEFANLKNKNGTVEVVDPSKVNVGDILIVKPGERVPLDGVITLGNTTLDKSALTGESVPVIGEIGSEVLSGSININGTIEFKVTKLYSQSTVSRIIEMVESAGSKKAHAEKFITKFARYYTPIVVTLSILIAVLVPLMYDGNFKLWFSRALIFLVISCPCALVLSVPLTFFSSIGKGSKEGILIKGGNYLERLKNIDTVVFDKTGTLTKGRFKVTAVEVFKGTENELLEYAKAGEFYSNHPIGKAILNYGSVEVSEWDIQGHNEKAGYGVNALYCGKEILVGSRKFLESHNIAIDLAEDFGTVVYIAVDSELLGRVIVEDEIKETSRKTIDELNAQGINVYMLTGDNLKTGRYIGEALGIDDDKICTNLLPQDKVSKLEEIKAKSKKGTIFVGDGINDAPVLAMADIGISMGKIGSDIAIESSDIVLMNDDPYKVLEALNLGRKNHQVVIENVGFALGVKIVVMVLGVLGIANLWLAIFADVGVSVLAVLNASKILTKKD; this is encoded by the coding sequence ATGAAAAGAGAGTATGAGATTGTAAACCTTCATTGTGGAGGATGTGCTTCAAAGATTCAATATGAATTAGATAAAGTGAAAGAAATAAAAGATGTCAATGTGGATTTTTACACTAAGAAAGTTAAGTTTACTTTAGTTGAAGAAACAGATGAAAAGAGTCTTTTAAAAAAAATAAATGAGATTGCAGATAAAGTTGAGCCAGGAACATATTTAAAAGAGGAAGAGTTAGATGAGCATTTACATAATCATACTCATTCATCGTCGGGAGATATCTTATCAAAAATAGATTTAATAATTCTCACAGTTGGGATAACTTTATTTATAGTTGGTTTAACTTTACCTAAAAGTTTACAAAAAGATATAATATTAGTTATAGCTTATGGATTGTCAGGTTATGATATTCTACTGAATGCTTTTAAAAATATTAAAAGAGGAAAGTTTTTAGATGAGAATTTCTTGATGAGTATTGCAACTATTGGTGCACTTGCATTAGGAGAGTTTGGAGAAGCAGCGGGAGTTATGATATTTTATAAAATAGGAGAATATTTCCAAGAGATGGCTGTAAATAACTCTAAAAAATCAATAGAAAAACTGATGAGTATAAAGCCAGAGTTTGCAAACTTAAAAAATAAAAATGGTACAGTAGAAGTTGTTGATCCTTCAAAAGTTAATGTTGGAGATATTTTAATTGTTAAACCAGGAGAGAGAGTTCCTTTAGATGGTGTTATTACTTTAGGAAATACGACACTGGATAAATCTGCATTAACAGGGGAATCAGTTCCTGTAATAGGGGAGATTGGAAGCGAAGTTTTAAGTGGATCGATAAATATAAATGGAACAATAGAGTTTAAAGTGACTAAGTTATATTCTCAATCAACTGTAAGTAGAATAATTGAGATGGTAGAGAGTGCAGGAAGTAAAAAAGCACATGCAGAAAAGTTTATAACAAAGTTTGCTAGATATTATACACCGATTGTAGTTACACTATCTATTTTAATTGCAGTTTTAGTTCCATTGATGTATGATGGTAACTTTAAGTTATGGTTTAGTAGAGCATTGATATTTTTAGTTATATCTTGCCCTTGCGCTCTTGTGCTTTCAGTTCCTTTAACATTCTTTAGTTCTATAGGGAAAGGATCGAAAGAGGGAATTTTGATTAAGGGTGGAAACTATCTAGAAAGATTAAAAAATATTGATACTGTTGTATTTGATAAAACAGGAACTTTAACAAAAGGAAGATTTAAGGTAACGGCAGTTGAAGTTTTCAAAGGAACAGAGAATGAATTGTTAGAGTATGCCAAGGCTGGAGAGTTTTATTCAAATCATCCAATAGGAAAAGCTATATTAAACTATGGTAGTGTTGAAGTTTCTGAATGGGATATTCAAGGGCATAATGAAAAAGCAGGTTATGGAGTAAATGCCCTTTATTGTGGAAAAGAGATATTAGTAGGAAGTAGAAAGTTTTTAGAGAGCCATAATATAGCGATTGATTTAGCAGAAGATTTTGGGACGGTTGTGTATATCGCAGTGGATTCTGAACTTCTTGGAAGAGTAATTGTTGAGGATGAGATTAAAGAGACATCAAGAAAAACAATTGACGAGTTAAATGCTCAAGGAATAAATGTATATATGTTGACAGGGGATAATCTAAAAACAGGAAGATATATAGGAGAAGCTTTAGGAATTGATGACGATAAAATATGTACAAATTTATTACCACAAGATAAAGTTTCAAAACTTGAAGAGATAAAAGCTAAAAGTAAAAAAGGAACTATTTTTGTTGGAGATGGAATAAATGATGCCCCTGTTTTAGCAATGGCGGATATAGGAATATCTATGGGGAAAATAGGTAGTGATATAGCTATTGAAAGTTCAGACATAGTTTTAATGAATGATGATCCTTATAAAGTTCTAGAAGCTTTAAATTTAGGAAGAAAAAATCATCAGGTTGTTATTGAAAATGTTGGATTCGCTTTGGGAGTAAAAATAGTTGTTATGGTACTAGGAGTTTTAGGAATTGCAAACTTATGGTTAGCTATTTTTGCCGATGTAGGAGTATCAGTTTTAGCAGTTTTAAATGCATCAAAAATTTTAACAAAGAAAGACTAA
- a CDS encoding ATP-dependent helicase: protein MKENYLKNVCLKELNLSNNFENLLISNLNFEQLIAVKSLNGNFLVLAGAGSGKTRVIIYRALLLLKLQIPPKNILILTFTRKAINEIKERIQAFIPDSNINIETFHSLAYKSLKKYTQNKNFQILTSDNALEFANSSIYYTQISKFLTKDEIIKCTTSIKDRYTESFFFKSLNKTSKNILLNFFNDINLRKKQTNFYTFDDLLNAFYKQLHLNIIPTDFKYIMIDEYQDTDSIQVDILKIFSKNSFIMAVGDDYQSIYSFKGASTENIQNFSNDFNDSKTFILKENYRCSKNILNLSNEFAKCLRYSFRKTLTTKNTSDFLPTLNIFKNHTDEINFIISQIKKILSSDLSSNIVILFRNYIHMENIIKFFNENNLTFNITQNIFLENIFKDLSFNENSRVTLSTIHSSKGLEWDYVFIPLLLDGIIPTSMGSEINIEEEKRLFYVAITRAKKELILTYPLNFYNSCGFFSKPSPFINNIDSIFFNIKRG, encoded by the coding sequence ATGAAAGAAAACTATTTAAAAAATGTATGTTTAAAAGAATTGAATCTTTCTAATAATTTTGAAAATCTTCTAATTTCTAATCTAAATTTTGAGCAATTAATTGCCGTAAAAAGTTTAAATGGAAATTTTTTAGTCCTTGCTGGTGCAGGTTCTGGTAAAACTAGAGTTATTATTTACAGAGCACTTTTGTTACTTAAATTACAAATTCCACCCAAAAATATTTTAATTCTAACATTTACAAGAAAAGCTATCAATGAAATTAAAGAGAGAATTCAAGCTTTTATTCCTGATTCAAATATAAACATTGAAACTTTTCACTCTTTAGCCTATAAGTCACTTAAAAAGTATACTCAAAATAAAAACTTTCAAATTTTAACTTCTGATAACGCGCTCGAGTTTGCTAACTCCTCTATTTATTATACTCAGATTTCAAAATTTTTGACTAAAGATGAAATTATAAAATGTACTACTTCTATAAAAGATAGATATACCGAATCATTTTTTTTCAAAAGCTTAAATAAAACTTCTAAAAATATTTTATTAAATTTTTTTAATGATATAAACCTCCGAAAAAAACAAACAAATTTCTACACTTTTGATGACCTACTAAACGCATTCTATAAACAGCTTCATTTAAATATAATCCCTACAGATTTTAAATATATTATGATTGATGAATATCAGGATACAGATTCTATTCAAGTAGATATCTTAAAAATATTTTCAAAAAATAGTTTCATTATGGCTGTAGGAGATGATTATCAAAGCATATACAGTTTTAAAGGAGCCTCTACAGAAAATATTCAAAATTTCTCCAATGATTTCAATGACAGTAAAACTTTTATTTTAAAAGAAAACTATCGATGTTCAAAAAATATTTTAAATCTATCTAATGAATTTGCTAAGTGCTTACGCTACTCTTTTAGAAAAACTTTAACAACAAAAAATACTTCTGACTTTTTACCTACACTCAATATTTTTAAAAATCATACTGACGAGATAAATTTTATAATATCTCAAATAAAAAAAATTTTATCCTCTGATTTATCATCAAATATAGTTATTCTTTTCCGAAACTATATTCATATGGAAAACATTATAAAATTTTTTAATGAAAATAATCTTACTTTTAATATCACTCAAAATATTTTTTTAGAAAACATCTTCAAAGATCTATCTTTTAATGAAAATAGTCGAGTAACTTTATCAACTATACACAGCTCTAAAGGTTTAGAGTGGGATTATGTTTTTATTCCACTTCTTCTAGATGGAATTATTCCAACCTCCATGGGAAGCGAGATTAATATAGAAGAAGAGAAAAGATTATTTTATGTTGCTATAACCAGAGCTAAAAAAGAGCTTATACTCACTTATCCTCTGAATTTTTATAACTCATGTGGATTTTTTTCTAAGCCTTCCCCTTTTATAAATAATATTGATTCTATTTTTTTCAATATAAAAAGAGGGTAG
- the adhE gene encoding bifunctional acetaldehyde-CoA/alcohol dehydrogenase has protein sequence MTLINTIEKVRLAQKEYAKFTQEKVDEIFREASLAANNARIKLAKMAVEETGMGIVEDKVIKNHFASEYIYNSYKDTKTCGVIEEDMAYGVQKIAEPIGVIAGIVPTTNPTSTAIFKALLALKTRNAIIFSPHPRAKNATIEAARIVLEAAVKAGAPKDIIGWIAEPSVQASNDLMKMADLILATGGPGMVKAAYSSGTPAIGVGAGNTPVIIDETAHIKMAVNSILLSKTFDNGVICASEQAVIIPASIYDKVKEEFAARNAYILKGEEVDKVRKTIVIDGHLNGDIVGQSAYKIAKMAGVNVPETTKVIIGEVESVELEESFSHEKLSPVLAMYKATNFEDALKKADRLIELGGMGHTSVLYADELIAKDKIDLFGQTMKTGRTLINMPAAQGAIGDVFNFKLAPSLTLGCGSWGGNAVSENVGVKHLINIKTVAKRRENMLWFRIPERVYFKFGSLPVALEELKGKKKAVIVTDQQLATLGYTDHITTVLENIGVDFRVFSDVQADPTLSVVEKGAELMRGYNPDVIIALGGGSAMDAAKIMWVMYEHPSVNFKDLAMTFMDIRKRIVKFPKMGEKAEFWAVATSAGTGSEVTPFAVITDDATGVKYPLADYEITPNVAVVDPQLMLSMPAGLTAASGIDVVTHAVEAYVSVLASEFTNPLALEATRLTFKYLPESVKGGATAVKAKEKMANASCMAGMAFSNAFLGICHSMAHKLGAAFHLPHGVANALLLDEVIRFNATDKPFKMAGFAQYKYPNAKERYAKLADYLGLTKGTETPEEKAKLLRKKLAELKAEIGIKSTIAEYGISEQEYLAKLDQMVEDAFDDQCTGANPRYPLMSDLKEMYLRAYYGPEKYLAMQKKSEEKVEKKAK, from the coding sequence ATGACACTAATAAATACAATAGAAAAAGTAAGATTAGCTCAAAAAGAATATGCTAAATTTACACAAGAAAAAGTAGATGAAATCTTTAGAGAAGCTTCATTAGCTGCAAATAATGCTAGAATAAAATTAGCTAAAATGGCAGTAGAAGAAACTGGAATGGGAATTGTTGAAGATAAAGTTATAAAAAATCACTTTGCTTCAGAATATATTTATAACTCATACAAGGATACAAAAACTTGTGGAGTAATAGAAGAAGATATGGCTTACGGAGTACAAAAAATAGCTGAGCCAATCGGAGTTATTGCAGGAATCGTTCCTACAACTAACCCAACATCAACTGCAATATTCAAAGCTTTATTAGCTTTAAAAACAAGAAATGCAATCATTTTTTCTCCACACCCAAGAGCAAAAAATGCAACTATAGAAGCTGCTAGAATAGTTTTAGAAGCAGCAGTAAAAGCTGGAGCACCAAAAGATATAATCGGATGGATAGCAGAACCTTCAGTTCAAGCTTCAAATGATTTAATGAAGATGGCGGATCTTATATTAGCAACTGGAGGACCAGGAATGGTTAAAGCTGCTTACTCGTCAGGAACACCTGCAATCGGAGTTGGAGCTGGAAATACACCAGTAATCATCGATGAAACTGCTCATATAAAAATGGCAGTAAACTCAATCTTATTATCTAAGACATTTGATAACGGAGTTATTTGTGCATCTGAGCAAGCAGTAATCATACCAGCGTCAATCTATGATAAAGTAAAAGAGGAGTTTGCAGCAAGAAATGCTTACATCTTAAAAGGTGAAGAAGTAGATAAAGTAAGAAAAACAATAGTTATCGATGGACACTTAAATGGAGATATCGTAGGACAATCAGCATATAAAATAGCTAAAATGGCAGGAGTAAATGTTCCTGAAACTACAAAGGTAATAATCGGAGAAGTTGAATCAGTAGAGTTAGAAGAATCATTCTCTCATGAAAAGTTATCTCCAGTATTAGCAATGTACAAAGCTACTAATTTTGAAGATGCTTTAAAGAAAGCTGACAGATTAATCGAATTAGGAGGAATGGGACATACTTCAGTTCTATACGCAGATGAATTAATTGCTAAAGATAAAATTGATTTATTTGGACAAACAATGAAAACTGGTAGAACATTAATCAACATGCCAGCAGCTCAAGGAGCAATCGGAGATGTATTTAACTTCAAATTAGCACCATCATTAACTTTAGGATGTGGATCGTGGGGAGGAAACGCTGTTTCTGAAAACGTTGGAGTTAAACACTTAATCAATATAAAAACAGTTGCTAAAAGGAGAGAAAATATGTTATGGTTTAGAATTCCTGAAAGAGTTTACTTCAAATTCGGATCTCTTCCTGTAGCTTTAGAAGAGTTAAAAGGAAAGAAAAAAGCTGTAATCGTAACTGACCAACAATTAGCTACATTAGGATATACAGATCATATAACTACAGTTTTAGAAAATATCGGAGTAGATTTCAGAGTGTTCTCAGATGTACAAGCTGATCCAACTTTAAGTGTAGTTGAAAAAGGTGCAGAATTAATGAGAGGATACAATCCAGACGTAATCATCGCTCTTGGTGGAGGATCAGCAATGGATGCTGCTAAGATTATGTGGGTTATGTATGAGCACCCATCTGTAAACTTCAAAGATTTAGCTATGACATTCATGGATATTAGAAAGAGAATAGTTAAATTCCCTAAAATGGGAGAGAAAGCTGAGTTCTGGGCAGTAGCAACTTCAGCAGGAACAGGATCAGAAGTAACTCCATTCGCAGTTATAACTGATGATGCTACAGGAGTAAAATATCCTCTAGCTGACTACGAAATTACACCAAATGTAGCAGTAGTAGATCCTCAATTAATGTTATCAATGCCAGCTGGATTAACAGCAGCATCAGGAATAGACGTTGTAACACATGCTGTAGAAGCATATGTATCAGTATTAGCTTCAGAATTTACTAATCCATTAGCATTAGAAGCTACAAGATTAACATTTAAATATCTTCCAGAATCTGTAAAAGGAGGAGCGACAGCAGTAAAAGCTAAAGAAAAGATGGCAAACGCATCTTGTATGGCTGGAATGGCATTCTCGAATGCATTCTTAGGAATATGTCACTCAATGGCTCATAAATTAGGGGCAGCTTTCCACTTACCACATGGAGTAGCAAACGCTTTATTATTAGATGAAGTAATTAGATTTAATGCAACTGATAAACCATTCAAGATGGCAGGATTTGCACAATATAAATATCCTAACGCAAAAGAGCGTTATGCAAAATTAGCTGACTACTTAGGATTAACAAAAGGAACTGAAACTCCAGAAGAGAAAGCTAAGTTATTAAGAAAGAAATTAGCAGAATTAAAAGCTGAAATTGGAATAAAATCAACAATTGCAGAATACGGAATTTCTGAGCAAGAATACTTAGCTAAATTAGATCAAATGGTAGAGGATGCATTCGATGACCAATGTACAGGTGCAAACCCTAGATATCCATTAATGAGCGACTTAAAAGAGATGTACTTAAGAGCTTACTATGGACCAGAGAAGTATTTAGCTATGCAAAAAAAGAGCGAAGAAAAAGTAGAAAAAAAAGCAAAATAA
- a CDS encoding DUF2147 domain-containing protein encodes MKKLFLLLTLIFSSLTFSKEEDISGKWITEKAKNGNQIIVEFYKVENKYFGKINELTIPVYEKGHKLEGQMKLDLANSDENLKSRPLVGINFVSEFTYNPEKDRFENGFIYNPENGKTYYCSISFKDANTIIVKGSLDKSGLIGSKQTWTKIK; translated from the coding sequence ATGAAAAAATTATTTTTACTATTAACTTTAATTTTCAGTTCTTTAACTTTCTCAAAAGAAGAGGATATCTCTGGAAAATGGATTACCGAAAAAGCTAAAAACGGAAACCAAATAATCGTTGAATTTTACAAAGTAGAAAATAAGTATTTTGGAAAAATTAATGAGCTAACTATCCCAGTTTATGAGAAAGGTCACAAATTAGAAGGACAAATGAAACTAGATTTAGCTAACTCTGATGAAAATTTAAAATCAAGACCTTTAGTTGGTATAAACTTCGTTAGTGAATTCACATACAACCCTGAAAAAGATAGATTTGAAAACGGGTTCATCTACAATCCAGAAAATGGAAAAACATACTACTGCTCAATTTCCTTTAAAGATGCTAATACTATCATTGTTAAAGGAAGCTTAGATAAATCTGGACTAATTGGTTCTAAACAAACTTGGACAAAAATTAAATAA